Proteins encoded by one window of Cellvibrio sp. KY-GH-1:
- a CDS encoding alpha/beta fold hydrolase, translated as MENKKVTLVLLPGLNGTAGLFDPLLSIATDDYVVVIDYPVDEIKTYAELTEDVLEKIRCIDGDFVLVGESFSGPIAIFLSAQNIPGHIGTVLVATFVSGPYWKFASYLPWTVIYRLARPLYALRIKLSNGTNASLLKAASVEMQKVKPEVLAARTRAALAVDASVALVQIKIPLVYFRARYDVVVPAWNLKKIMAIKPNTKVVSFDCQHFLLQSVPQAALQAIDDFVRVIRS; from the coding sequence ATGGAAAATAAAAAAGTAACCCTGGTGTTATTGCCCGGCCTTAATGGCACGGCTGGTTTATTTGATCCGTTACTTTCAATCGCTACCGACGATTATGTGGTGGTAATAGATTACCCCGTCGATGAAATTAAAACCTACGCAGAATTGACGGAAGACGTGCTGGAAAAAATTCGCTGCATTGATGGCGATTTTGTTTTAGTAGGCGAATCGTTTTCCGGGCCAATCGCAATATTTTTATCCGCACAAAATATTCCCGGTCATATAGGCACAGTATTGGTTGCGACCTTTGTGTCTGGCCCTTATTGGAAATTCGCCAGCTATTTGCCTTGGACAGTGATCTATCGGCTCGCGCGGCCTTTGTATGCGCTGCGAATTAAATTATCCAATGGTACTAATGCCAGTTTGCTCAAGGCGGCGAGTGTGGAAATGCAAAAGGTGAAGCCGGAAGTGTTGGCAGCCAGAACCCGGGCGGCACTGGCGGTGGATGCAAGCGTGGCACTGGTGCAAATAAAAATTCCGCTGGTGTATTTTCGCGCGCGTTATGACGTTGTTGTACCGGCATGGAACCTGAAAAAAATTATGGCTATCAAACCGAACACCAAAGTGGTCAGCTTTGACTGCCAGCATTTTCTGTTGCAATCTGTACCCCAGGCTGCGTTGCAGGCGATAGATGATTTTGTGCGGGTTATTCGCTCCTGA
- a CDS encoding type II toxin-antitoxin system Phd/YefM family antitoxin produces MVATILSSKEFNKALRKAKKAALHGPVFITDRGKVSYVLLTVDEYRNIIGKQTNMADLLAMREPGDIEFQIPKLNLTARSM; encoded by the coding sequence ATGGTTGCCACTATTCTATCCAGCAAAGAATTTAATAAGGCTTTACGTAAGGCAAAAAAAGCTGCACTGCATGGGCCGGTATTTATTACTGATCGCGGTAAAGTTTCTTATGTACTTCTGACCGTGGATGAATATCGCAACATCATTGGTAAACAAACCAATATGGCTGATCTATTGGCAATGCGCGAGCCTGGTGATATTGAATTTCAAATACCCAAGTTAAATCTCACTGCAAGATCTATGTAA
- a CDS encoding ATP-binding protein, protein MNRAFITLYFFIVASVILIGWGLNQFWETLAPEQEASAEIHALFTIIEKDLLQQQPPTDAGYAQQAQQLARDLQLSLEILPLDDVAQSSAMRELHAGKILSTLSDQQLIWYKRLATTDQVVMLSVPQADDRESPLYDLLLIVFYLAIALVIYLWVWPLSRDSKKLELQTRNLGKDGVPQTLDISPTSTLYPLARAFNHMAQRLRELIASHREMTNAVSHELRTPLARMKFALAMIDEEKLHEKDRRQLRSLELDIAEMESLISSLLMYAGFEQKTQSLVQSPGYMRDLLEEIQLRFVRHNERDLQLCVNDQQADALVYCEWKLIETVLQNLINNAKRYAHTRIAVEIQQTESEYIIAVEDDGPGIPADKRERVFDSFVRLYHEDESASEKSNGSATGGFGLGLAIVKRIMQWHKGRAEFVEPQQLGGARAQVRWPKSKT, encoded by the coding sequence ATGAATCGCGCGTTTATCACGCTCTATTTTTTTATCGTCGCCTCGGTGATATTAATCGGTTGGGGCCTCAACCAATTTTGGGAAACGCTGGCACCAGAGCAGGAAGCGAGTGCGGAAATTCACGCGCTATTTACTATCATTGAAAAAGATTTACTTCAGCAACAACCGCCAACAGATGCAGGCTATGCGCAACAAGCGCAACAACTGGCGCGCGATTTACAACTCAGCCTGGAGATTTTACCGCTCGATGATGTGGCCCAGTCGTCGGCTATGCGAGAGCTGCATGCGGGAAAAATTCTTTCAACCCTTAGCGACCAGCAACTTATCTGGTACAAGCGCCTCGCGACTACCGATCAGGTAGTGATGCTCAGTGTGCCGCAAGCGGATGATCGTGAATCGCCGCTCTATGATTTATTGTTAATTGTTTTCTATCTTGCGATTGCGCTGGTGATTTATTTGTGGGTTTGGCCGCTTTCGCGCGATAGCAAAAAGCTCGAGCTACAGACACGCAACCTGGGTAAAGACGGCGTGCCGCAAACGCTGGATATTTCCCCCACCTCTACGCTTTACCCCTTGGCGCGCGCGTTTAACCATATGGCGCAGCGGTTGCGCGAATTAATTGCCTCGCATCGCGAAATGACCAACGCTGTTTCGCATGAGTTGCGCACACCGCTGGCGCGCATGAAATTCGCGTTGGCGATGATCGATGAAGAAAAGCTCCATGAAAAAGATCGTCGGCAACTGCGCAGTTTGGAATTGGATATTGCCGAAATGGAATCGCTGATCAGCTCGTTGTTGATGTACGCCGGCTTCGAACAAAAAACCCAAAGCCTGGTGCAATCGCCGGGTTATATGCGTGACCTGCTGGAAGAAATTCAGTTGCGGTTTGTTCGTCACAATGAACGCGATTTGCAATTGTGTGTGAATGATCAACAGGCCGATGCTTTGGTCTACTGTGAATGGAAACTGATTGAAACCGTGCTACAAAATCTTATCAACAATGCCAAGCGCTACGCACACACTCGCATCGCCGTAGAAATCCAGCAAACAGAATCCGAATACATCATTGCCGTAGAAGATGATGGCCCCGGCATTCCTGCAGATAAGCGCGAACGGGTATTTGACTCCTTTGTGCGCCTCTACCATGAAGACGAATCTGCCAGCGAAAAATCCAACGGCTCCGCTACCGGTGGTTTTGGCTTGGGGCTCGCCATCGTTAAACGCATTATGCAATGGCACAAGGGCAGGGCAGAGTTCGTTGAACCCCAACAACTCGGCGGCGCGCGCGCGCAGGTGCGCTGGCCGAAATCCAAAACCTGA
- a CDS encoding winged helix-turn-helix domain-containing protein — translation MSQNNLILLVEDDRRLAQLVKDFLESNDFQVAVEDNGNRVLRQAQNLNPALIILDLMLPGKDGLTLCKELRPNFKGPILMLTARDSDLDQVLGLEYGADDYVIKPAEPRVLLARIRALMRRYYQNDPREQESISFGELNIQPGARKVSLTGQEVVLSSHEFDLLLALAAQAGQILSREFLFNHIYNREYDGLDRTIDVRISQLRKKLNDNPENPTRIKTIWGKGYLFIADAWQ, via the coding sequence ATGTCGCAAAACAATTTAATTTTACTGGTCGAGGATGACCGCCGTTTGGCGCAGCTGGTTAAAGATTTTCTGGAAAGTAATGACTTTCAGGTCGCCGTTGAAGATAACGGTAATCGCGTATTGCGTCAGGCGCAGAATTTGAACCCGGCACTCATAATTCTGGATTTGATGTTACCGGGCAAAGATGGTCTTACACTGTGCAAGGAACTGCGCCCGAATTTTAAAGGCCCTATTTTAATGCTCACCGCGCGCGATTCCGATTTGGATCAAGTGCTGGGTTTGGAATACGGGGCGGATGATTATGTCATTAAGCCGGCTGAACCGCGCGTGCTGCTTGCGCGAATTCGCGCCTTGATGCGCCGCTACTATCAAAATGATCCGCGCGAACAGGAAAGCATCAGTTTTGGCGAGTTAAATATTCAGCCGGGCGCGCGCAAAGTATCGCTTACTGGGCAGGAAGTCGTATTATCCAGCCATGAATTTGATTTGCTGCTGGCATTGGCAGCACAGGCCGGACAAATTCTCAGCCGCGAATTTTTGTTCAACCATATTTACAATCGCGAGTACGACGGTTTGGACAGAACCATCGATGTGCGCATTTCGCAACTGCGTAAAAAACTCAACGATAACCCGGAAAACCCCACGCGCATCAAAACCATTTGGGGCAAGGGCTATTTGTTTATCGCGGATGCCTGGCAGTAA
- a CDS encoding DUF3019 domain-containing protein, with amino-acid sequence MGGCTISDGYLLSARAVSLLKLLLLALLLPGVYARAETSAAQSSSSLPLIQFSIKPRLCVLNAGEEVCHDELQVKWESPVVRSLCLFQTDKSEPLRCWEHETRGEYQFELTASVSTDFQLREQQSDKPLSDQRFQVVYNDKKYRKARRNPWSFF; translated from the coding sequence TTGGGGGGGTGTACCATTTCTGATGGATACCTGCTGAGCGCACGCGCTGTTTCCCTCCTAAAACTGTTATTACTGGCGCTGTTGTTGCCGGGCGTTTATGCGCGTGCCGAAACATCAGCCGCGCAAAGTTCATCGTCGTTGCCGCTGATTCAATTTTCTATCAAGCCGCGGTTGTGTGTACTCAATGCGGGCGAAGAAGTTTGCCACGATGAATTACAAGTTAAATGGGAATCGCCCGTGGTGCGTTCCCTGTGTTTATTTCAAACGGATAAAAGCGAACCTTTGCGCTGTTGGGAACATGAAACGCGCGGCGAGTACCAGTTTGAATTGACCGCCAGTGTAAGTACCGATTTCCAATTGCGTGAACAACAGAGCGATAAACCCCTGAGCGACCAGCGCTTTCAGGTTGTCTACAATGACAAGAAATATCGCAAGGCGCGGCGCAATCCCTGGAGTTTTTTTTAA
- a CDS encoding MipA/OmpV family protein has protein sequence MTFTRHLLALCASALFAATSYACESGEADCVEVGKWDISLGIGAGVRTNPVEDGDDIPLVLIPQVNYNGERFFIQNLDLGMILWETDSQQFNLVMTPSYDQVFFDRWNPSNFFTDSNALVSTGVDKNGDGGGTFGPENPAIEGGTELVSPGFKEVSTRDLRNRRTAGLAGIEYQVSLDSVDVQFQYLSEFTGLHHGDEARLSIAKHWMSGKHHWVGSLGAVWQSSNTVNYYYGVTPPEADQRGTYVADAAVSGIARFDWNYKLTERWDLRLLASYRQLPDEISASPLINDNKVITVFVGGVYHF, from the coding sequence ATGACGTTTACTCGCCACTTACTTGCCTTGTGCGCATCTGCATTGTTTGCAGCGACGAGCTATGCCTGCGAATCGGGCGAGGCGGATTGCGTTGAGGTGGGCAAGTGGGATATCAGCCTGGGTATAGGTGCCGGGGTACGCACTAATCCTGTGGAAGATGGCGATGATATTCCGCTGGTGTTGATTCCGCAGGTGAATTACAACGGCGAGCGCTTCTTTATCCAGAATCTGGATCTGGGTATGATTTTGTGGGAAACCGACAGTCAGCAATTTAATCTGGTGATGACGCCCAGTTACGATCAGGTATTTTTTGATCGCTGGAATCCTTCCAATTTTTTTACCGATTCCAACGCGTTGGTTTCTACGGGCGTGGATAAAAACGGCGATGGTGGCGGTACATTTGGCCCTGAAAATCCGGCTATTGAAGGCGGTACCGAGTTAGTAAGCCCCGGCTTTAAAGAGGTAAGCACGCGCGACCTGCGCAACCGTCGCACGGCGGGTCTCGCCGGCATTGAATACCAGGTGTCTCTGGATTCAGTCGATGTCCAATTCCAATACCTGAGCGAATTTACCGGCTTGCATCATGGCGACGAAGCGCGCCTGTCCATCGCCAAACATTGGATGAGCGGCAAACACCATTGGGTGGGTTCACTGGGTGCAGTTTGGCAAAGCAGTAATACCGTCAATTACTACTATGGTGTGACGCCGCCGGAAGCGGATCAGCGTGGTACCTATGTGGCGGATGCCGCGGTAAGTGGCATTGCGCGTTTTGATTGGAATTACAAATTAACCGAGCGCTGGGACTTGCGTTTGTTGGCGAGCTATCGCCAGTTACCCGACGAAATCTCAGCGAGTCCTTTAATAAACGATAATAAAGTGATCACGGTGTTCGTTGGGGGGGTGTACCATTTCTGA
- a CDS encoding beta-propeller domain-containing protein — protein sequence MKPMFKTLLLSLPLVACGGSGGSSKAPVSQEPNTDYSKLSQAKIEPGPLRQASANELSELIKNGLRVSLRENQSYGMMIREAAVINTTADTNKTGGNFSTTNVQVAGVDEADVVKYDGRYVYLATPVEFTETGAKASLRIFATNPTTASASHVTDIALDTEQWGDVGELYLVDGGQGTTGLATVRRSWDFIAFTDKVVNDVSSDGKPLAVDEADKARSAMIWPYQMDNGVEITLYDVRSPATPAKTWSLSIDGDLLGTRKIGNTLYVISSFVPGIPTLDYAAETKEAKIANEQLIAQTQVEKLLPEYSINGGSPQTLTGANGCMVPASTEKSDGSLTLINITAINLASQQLLESVCVNGNVEGIYSSTNNLYLGGSDYSKWDNWQSYTVLHQFALNSSGVDYAATGSVEGVLGWNSPSFRMDEHNNLLRIITTNYGETGEPEHQLSVLQKVSGRSELAVVAQLPNKNRPEAIGKPREDIFGVRFNGDKAYVVTFERKDPFYVLDLANPTDPKIAGQLEIPGFSTYLHPVGDNYVFALGNETNSDGFATYLKASLYDIRDPARPVEVSKHLLGSAYSWSSALYDHRALSFLQASSDQLRITFPVSLYEEVKFPEYTSSRWVNESLYQFEINGLSNGKVSLDLVNNLVGENNLEQEYPLWGWNDRGLLHNDAVFYVHGPKVIGAPWYPPQK from the coding sequence ATGAAACCCATGTTTAAAACCCTGTTGCTAAGCTTACCGCTAGTTGCCTGCGGCGGTAGCGGTGGCTCCAGTAAAGCGCCCGTGAGCCAGGAACCCAATACCGACTACTCCAAACTCAGCCAGGCGAAGATCGAGCCGGGCCCATTGCGTCAGGCTTCAGCCAACGAATTATCCGAGCTGATTAAAAACGGTTTGCGCGTATCACTGCGCGAGAACCAAAGCTACGGCATGATGATTCGCGAAGCGGCAGTCATCAATACCACGGCAGATACCAACAAAACCGGCGGCAATTTTTCGACCACTAACGTGCAGGTCGCCGGTGTCGATGAAGCTGACGTGGTGAAATATGACGGCCGCTATGTGTACCTCGCCACTCCCGTTGAATTTACCGAGACAGGTGCCAAGGCAAGCCTCAGGATTTTTGCGACCAACCCAACCACTGCAAGCGCGAGTCACGTCACCGATATCGCGTTGGATACCGAACAATGGGGCGATGTGGGTGAGTTGTATCTGGTCGATGGCGGTCAGGGCACTACCGGATTGGCCACAGTTCGCCGCTCCTGGGATTTCATCGCCTTCACCGACAAAGTCGTCAACGATGTATCCAGTGACGGCAAACCACTCGCCGTTGATGAAGCGGACAAAGCGCGCTCTGCGATGATCTGGCCTTACCAAATGGACAACGGCGTAGAGATCACTCTCTATGATGTGCGCTCACCAGCAACACCCGCTAAAACCTGGTCACTGTCCATTGATGGCGACCTGTTGGGCACTCGCAAAATTGGCAATACCCTTTATGTCATCAGCAGCTTTGTTCCTGGAATTCCAACCCTGGATTACGCGGCCGAAACCAAAGAAGCAAAAATTGCCAACGAACAATTAATTGCCCAGACCCAAGTGGAAAAATTACTCCCTGAATATTCCATCAACGGCGGTAGCCCGCAAACACTGACTGGCGCCAATGGATGTATGGTGCCCGCCAGCACAGAAAAATCCGACGGCAGTTTAACGCTGATCAATATCACCGCGATCAATCTTGCTTCCCAACAGCTGCTTGAATCCGTCTGCGTGAATGGCAATGTTGAAGGCATTTACAGTTCGACCAACAATCTCTACCTCGGTGGTTCCGATTACAGCAAATGGGACAACTGGCAGAGCTACACCGTTTTACATCAATTCGCCTTGAACAGCAGCGGCGTTGATTATGCGGCTACCGGTTCCGTGGAAGGCGTACTCGGTTGGAATTCGCCCTCGTTCCGTATGGATGAACACAATAATCTATTGCGGATTATCACCACCAATTATGGTGAAACCGGTGAGCCAGAACATCAATTGAGTGTGCTGCAAAAAGTGTCCGGTCGCAGCGAGCTGGCGGTAGTTGCGCAACTCCCCAATAAAAATCGCCCGGAAGCGATTGGCAAACCGCGCGAAGACATTTTCGGCGTGCGCTTCAATGGCGACAAAGCCTATGTCGTTACCTTTGAGCGCAAAGACCCTTTCTATGTATTGGACTTAGCGAATCCCACAGATCCAAAAATCGCCGGTCAATTGGAAATTCCCGGTTTTTCAACGTATTTACATCCCGTGGGTGATAACTACGTGTTCGCGCTGGGCAATGAAACCAATAGCGATGGATTCGCTACGTACTTGAAAGCATCACTCTACGATATTCGCGACCCGGCGCGACCCGTTGAGGTTAGTAAACACCTTTTAGGTTCTGCGTATAGCTGGAGCAGCGCACTTTACGATCACCGCGCCCTGTCATTCTTGCAAGCATCGAGTGATCAGTTGCGTATCACTTTTCCCGTGAGTCTCTATGAAGAAGTTAAGTTTCCTGAGTACACATCCAGTCGCTGGGTTAATGAAAGTTTGTATCAATTCGAAATTAACGGCTTAAGCAACGGCAAAGTTTCTCTCGATTTGGTAAACAATTTGGTCGGCGAAAATAATCTGGAGCAAGAATACCCACTGTGGGGATGGAATGATCGCGGCCTGCTGCACAATGATGCTGTGTTCTATGTCCACGGGCCCAAGGTTATTGGTGCGCCCTGGTATCCGCCGCAAAAATAG
- a CDS encoding efflux RND transporter periplasmic adaptor subunit has protein sequence MKKFIGYAVLVLIAVVFIGTAVFLYNKSQEKPVTYTSDAAFKTTIVKKTVAVGKVIPRREVEIKSQVSGVVEKLYVTAGQNVNKGDIIAKITLAPNMVMLNQAESQLETAKLNLQNATVEFERQKKLFAEKLISASEYNKFLLNYDLQKEAVTSAENNLLLMKSGATKKSDKVSNMIPATVTGMVLDLPFKEGAFIVETSSFGAGTTIATLADMNDMIFEGMVDESEVGKIREGMELVLDVGALEGEPFTATLEYISPKGVTDQGTIKFQIRAAVKLSDKLFLRSNYSANADIVLDKKENVVAINEGNLIVEEKAQFVEIETGPQKFEKRAVKTGISDGINIEIVEGLKEGDKVKHR, from the coding sequence ATGAAAAAATTTATTGGCTATGCAGTCTTAGTATTGATCGCCGTTGTGTTTATTGGCACAGCTGTGTTCTTGTACAACAAATCCCAGGAGAAACCGGTCACCTATACCTCGGATGCCGCGTTTAAAACGACCATCGTCAAAAAGACCGTGGCGGTTGGCAAAGTTATTCCGCGTCGCGAAGTGGAAATTAAATCGCAAGTGTCCGGCGTGGTGGAAAAACTCTATGTAACGGCAGGCCAGAACGTGAACAAGGGCGATATCATCGCCAAGATCACCCTTGCGCCGAATATGGTGATGCTCAACCAGGCGGAATCGCAATTGGAAACGGCAAAGCTCAATTTGCAAAACGCCACCGTAGAATTCGAGCGTCAGAAAAAACTCTTTGCCGAAAAATTAATTTCTGCGTCTGAGTACAACAAATTTCTGTTGAATTACGATTTACAAAAAGAAGCAGTGACTTCAGCGGAAAACAATTTGTTGTTGATGAAATCGGGTGCTACCAAAAAATCCGATAAAGTTTCCAACATGATTCCCGCAACGGTTACCGGCATGGTGTTGGACCTACCGTTTAAAGAAGGTGCGTTTATCGTGGAGACCAGTTCTTTCGGAGCCGGTACCACAATCGCGACCTTGGCCGATATGAACGACATGATTTTTGAAGGCATGGTAGATGAATCGGAAGTCGGTAAAATCCGTGAAGGCATGGAGCTGGTATTGGATGTCGGTGCGCTGGAAGGTGAACCATTTACCGCTACCCTGGAATACATCTCACCCAAAGGTGTGACTGACCAAGGCACCATTAAATTCCAGATTCGTGCAGCGGTTAAACTGAGCGATAAATTATTCCTGCGCTCTAACTACAGCGCTAATGCCGATATCGTGTTGGATAAAAAGGAAAACGTAGTCGCCATCAACGAGGGCAACTTAATTGTGGAAGAAAAAGCCCAATTTGTAGAAATCGAAACCGGCCCGCAAAAATTTGAAAAACGCGCCGTAAAAACCGGCATTTCCGATGGCATCAACATTGAAATTGTGGAAGGTTTGAAAGAGGGCGATAAAGTTAAGCATCGGTAA
- a CDS encoding ABC transporter permease has protein sequence MLIDTEKWQEIFKTLGQHKLRTSLTAFGVFWGIFMLTLLLGAGKGLENGVNEGFPRVPNIVWVWVQGNTQLPYQGMPIGRQISFKPEDVAAIEKNVPSVGFVRGQNSVGIWSGTPPYAVHKDRNGTFFVEGIHARMENINSLAMIEGRSINEFDDREKRKTVIIGTRVRTQLFKDGDNPIGADITINGISFKVVGVFKSLANGNQQQEEEKIYIPNDTLRYAFNQVGWIGSFVIQPKPGLHARVAEEDVKKYLAELKKVDPKDTGVFGSFNLQNEFDKIEGLFTGIAVFSWVVAIGTIMAGAIGVGNIMLIVVKERTREIGLRKALGATPSSITGMIVQESVFITTVAGYLGLVIGVLILEGVAKLLEASGGKAGFFGKPEVDFATAFSALVVLVISGLLASMLPAAKAASVNPIVALQDE, from the coding sequence ATGCTAATCGATACTGAAAAGTGGCAAGAGATTTTTAAAACCCTCGGCCAACATAAACTGCGCACTTCACTGACAGCCTTTGGTGTCTTCTGGGGCATATTTATGCTCACGCTATTACTCGGTGCTGGCAAGGGTTTGGAAAACGGTGTCAATGAAGGTTTTCCACGCGTGCCTAATATTGTGTGGGTGTGGGTGCAGGGCAACACGCAATTGCCCTATCAGGGTATGCCTATAGGTCGTCAGATATCTTTTAAACCGGAAGATGTTGCAGCGATTGAAAAAAATGTTCCCAGTGTTGGATTTGTGCGCGGGCAAAATTCCGTGGGTATTTGGAGCGGCACGCCACCGTATGCGGTACACAAGGATAGAAACGGCACCTTCTTTGTGGAGGGAATCCATGCGCGAATGGAGAACATCAATTCACTGGCGATGATCGAAGGTCGTAGTATTAATGAGTTTGACGATCGCGAAAAGCGTAAAACGGTGATCATTGGTACACGCGTGCGTACACAACTATTTAAAGACGGTGATAATCCGATTGGTGCAGACATCACTATCAACGGCATCAGCTTTAAAGTTGTAGGCGTCTTTAAATCGCTTGCCAATGGCAACCAGCAGCAGGAAGAGGAAAAAATATACATTCCCAATGACACCCTGCGCTATGCGTTTAATCAGGTGGGTTGGATTGGCAGCTTTGTTATTCAACCCAAACCGGGTTTACACGCGCGAGTCGCGGAGGAAGATGTAAAAAAATATCTCGCCGAACTCAAGAAAGTTGATCCAAAAGATACCGGTGTATTTGGCAGTTTTAATTTGCAAAACGAATTCGACAAGATTGAAGGCCTGTTTACCGGCATTGCCGTGTTTAGTTGGGTAGTGGCCATTGGCACCATCATGGCCGGCGCAATCGGCGTAGGCAATATTATGTTAATCGTCGTGAAAGAACGCACCCGCGAAATTGGCCTGCGTAAGGCCTTGGGTGCTACGCCCTCATCCATTACCGGAATGATTGTGCAGGAATCTGTTTTTATCACGACTGTAGCGGGTTATTTGGGATTGGTGATTGGCGTATTGATTCTTGAAGGCGTAGCCAAATTGCTTGAAGCCAGCGGTGGCAAGGCGGGCTTCTTCGGTAAACCGGAAGTGGATTTTGCTACCGCGTTTAGCGCACTGGTTGTGCTGGTCATTTCCGGATTGCTCGCATCCATGTTGCCCGCTGCCAAAGCAGCAAGCGTGAACCCGATAGTGGCATTGCAAGATGAGTAG
- a CDS encoding ABC transporter permease yields the protein MLDSLQEILYTLRQNKLRTGLTAFGVFWGIFMLMLLLGAGRGMQNGVYEDFGSDVLDFIVVYTESTSVAYKGMGLGRHIQLSNDDLVAIKQQIPNVRFIAPQRAQNGVSISHGQKSASFAVFGVPDEYFDIKESIPFNLGRKPNIFDDRELRKVTVIGSVVAERLFGKDVDPIAKDVRVNGVVMKIVGVFYDKSNRGRDSERIYIPETTHQKIFGNTNGLDSIWLRPTLGTDGFAVEKQVIELLQRRHSVSPEDKRAIRSFNMAEPAKMVNGLFFGINAIIWFVGLGTLTAGVVGVSNIMIITVKERTREIGIRKALGATPFSIVSTLLFESILVTAIAGYAGLVVGVGLWELISFALNSVGAQLPFFKNPEINFQAAITSVVLLVIIGAVAGLVPALRAAKIMPIEAMRAE from the coding sequence ATGCTCGATAGTTTGCAAGAAATTCTTTACACCCTGCGGCAAAACAAATTGCGCACCGGGCTCACCGCCTTCGGCGTCTTCTGGGGCATTTTTATGTTGATGCTGCTCTTGGGTGCCGGGCGCGGAATGCAAAACGGTGTCTATGAAGACTTCGGATCAGACGTGCTGGATTTCATTGTGGTGTACACGGAATCAACCTCGGTTGCCTACAAAGGAATGGGCTTGGGTCGACATATTCAACTATCAAACGATGATTTGGTCGCCATTAAACAACAAATTCCCAACGTCCGTTTTATCGCTCCACAGCGGGCCCAAAATGGGGTGTCCATTTCCCACGGACAGAAAAGTGCGAGCTTTGCAGTGTTTGGTGTGCCCGATGAATATTTTGATATCAAAGAAAGCATTCCATTTAACCTGGGCCGCAAACCCAATATTTTTGATGATCGTGAATTACGCAAAGTGACGGTTATCGGCTCCGTTGTCGCAGAGCGATTGTTTGGCAAAGATGTTGATCCAATTGCCAAGGATGTGCGCGTGAATGGCGTGGTGATGAAAATTGTCGGCGTCTTTTACGATAAAAGTAATCGCGGACGTGATTCAGAGAGAATCTACATTCCCGAAACCACCCATCAAAAAATATTTGGCAACACGAATGGATTAGATTCGATTTGGTTGCGTCCAACATTGGGAACAGATGGATTTGCCGTAGAAAAACAAGTGATTGAATTATTGCAGCGACGTCATTCGGTATCCCCTGAAGACAAACGCGCTATTCGTTCATTCAACATGGCTGAACCTGCCAAAATGGTTAATGGTTTATTTTTTGGTATTAACGCCATTATCTGGTTTGTTGGCTTGGGTACCTTAACGGCCGGGGTGGTGGGTGTGAGCAATATCATGATTATTACGGTAAAAGAACGCACACGCGAAATTGGTATTCGCAAAGCCTTGGGTGCAACGCCGTTCAGCATAGTGAGCACGCTTTTATTCGAGTCAATTTTGGTAACCGCTATAGCAGGTTATGCCGGCTTGGTAGTAGGCGTGGGACTGTGGGAATTGATTTCGTTTGCATTGAACTCCGTGGGGGCACAGTTGCCGTTTTTTAAAAATCCGGAAATTAATTTCCAGGCTGCAATCACCTCGGTGGTACTGCTGGTAATTATCGGTGCAGTGGCGGGATTGGTGCCGGCGCTGCGCGCGGCGAAAATTATGCCGATCGAAGCCATGCGTGCAGAGTAA